A portion of the Natronococcus sp. AD-5 genome contains these proteins:
- a CDS encoding DUF7409 domain-containing protein, whose protein sequence is MNRVSNECVVTELETDAAEGAEQRIAVETDDQSRLEAALESLFSGATGASIESNTDSRIDADERVALGSAQIDPDAVADKEYSYRMLLDSGVDEDVAAALRRRFSLPWSFESDGDLDRRSGEVRGLGDAEREWIAKSGNEDWQAFEYDHADQLAVGNDGPDERPWPKPTPITAVTGVSAADAAALADAGIVSAERLATIDAATVANLLDLDVLHVRTWRYNARELVE, encoded by the coding sequence GTGAATCGTGTGAGCAACGAGTGCGTCGTCACCGAACTGGAAACGGACGCTGCAGAGGGTGCAGAGCAACGCATCGCCGTCGAGACGGACGATCAGTCGCGGCTCGAGGCCGCGCTCGAATCGCTGTTCAGCGGTGCGACCGGAGCGTCGATCGAGTCGAACACGGATTCGCGGATCGACGCCGACGAACGGGTCGCGCTCGGATCGGCCCAGATCGATCCCGACGCGGTCGCGGACAAGGAGTACTCGTACCGTATGCTGCTGGATTCGGGCGTGGACGAGGACGTCGCGGCGGCGCTTCGCCGTCGGTTCTCGCTGCCCTGGTCGTTCGAGAGCGACGGCGATCTGGACCGGCGCTCGGGCGAGGTCCGCGGACTCGGCGACGCCGAACGCGAGTGGATCGCCAAGAGCGGGAACGAGGACTGGCAGGCGTTCGAGTACGACCACGCCGACCAGCTCGCGGTGGGAAACGACGGTCCCGACGAGCGGCCGTGGCCGAAACCGACGCCAATCACCGCGGTCACCGGCGTCAGCGCCGCCGACGCCGCCGCGCTGGCCGACGCCGGGATCGTCTCGGCCGAACGCCTGGCGACGATCGACGCCGCGACGGTCGCGAATCTGCTCGACTTGGACGTGTTGCACGTTCGGACCTGGCGCTACAACGCGCGTGAACTCGTCGAGTAG